Part of the Candidatus Acidiferrales bacterium genome is shown below.
TCCCCGCGGGCAGGGCTATCTTGGCGCGGGAAAATTCTCCGGAAAGTTCCCGGACGAGAAGCAGGCGGGTTTCGGGGCTGAGTTTTCCTGAGGATCGCTGATCAACGGCAGGCCGATCCCGACCTTTCGGGATGGCCCATGACCCTTCGGTTCCGCTCAGGGCAAGCCCCGCCACAGCCGGACCGATAACCAACAACGCGCCAGTGGAGAGCGCCCAACGCTGCATGGCTCCCGCTCCAACAATCATTTTAGAACTTCTCGCATAGCGGCGGAAGGAGAAACGCGCCTGGTCCGTACAAGCCATAGGGTGAGGGCCGCAAGCAGGAGGGTTGTCACCACGCTCCCCTCAAGGCCGTAGCCACCTCCCGATAGCCAAACCGGCGGACGCCACTCGAGGATAGCGGCCGGGCGGTACATGCGGATGCCGCTCACCGGCAGCGAAAACAGGCAGCCCTGCACGTAATTCCACGCAATGTGGAACCCCAGGGGCAGCCAAAGGCCCCGGGTCTTGAGATAGGCCACGGCAAAGAAAGTCCCGGCGATAACCGTGTTCGCCACCGAGAGAGGTGTCGCATCAGGGTTGCTCTTGTGCATCAACCCGAAAAACGTGGAGAAGATCGCAACGCTCGCAACCGGGCTCAGCGACTCGATCAGCCGCTGAAAAGGATAGCCGCGGAAGAGAATTTCTTCCCAGCTCGCAGCTATCGCAACCAGCAGGAAACCAGTCGCCGCAGCGACGGTGGTTTCTTTCCAGTTGTCCGTCCAGGTGACGATGACCAGCCTGCCCGACGCAAGCAGCAGAATCGCCCCGGCGGTCACTGTCGCCGAGCCAAGCGCTGCCCCCATCGCCAGTTCGCGCGCGAAGCCGGGATAGTTCCACAGCCCGAGCGTGCGGAAGCTGCGGCGGTCGAACCAGACGACCATGAAACGGGAGACGATCAGCAGGATGACTAACTGGACGCCTCGCCAGATCCCAACCCAGACGAGAGCGCTCCTGCCGGGGAGGGCTCCGGGCCAAACAGCAAAAGCTCCGACCGTCAAGTAGTAGAGGACCAGTGTGAGGGCCAGAAAAAGAATGGCGCGAAGGCCAGGCCGCAACCGGCCATCCTCCATACGAAACAAAGACGCGCCGGGCATCCCTTTACATCGCCTCTCCGCCGGAATGGACCCGGACGCCTGCCCTGGCAACGGCGAAGGGCAGGATACGCGCCCCGGCCGCGGCGAGAGCCCGCTCGACATCGCTGCGGGCGCCGGGCTCGATCAAGAAAAAAACGCAACCACCGCCCCCCGCGCCGCAAACCTTGCCCGCGAGCGCGCCTTTCTGCCGGGCCAGTCTCATGAGGCGGCCGATTTGCGGGGTCGTGATGCCGGGGAGATTGCGGCGGCGGCAGCGCCACTCTTTACGCACGAGCTCGGCCACAAGGTTCCAGTTGCGAGCCAGGAGCGCCGAGCGCATTGCTCCGGCAATTTCGGCAAGCTGATCGAAATTTCTGCGCACCCGCCGGTCGCCGTTGAGATGAGCCTTCATCACCTCCCAATTGTTGATGCCGGACTGGCGCGGCC
Proteins encoded:
- a CDS encoding type II CAAX endopeptidase family protein, with protein sequence MRPGLRAILFLALTLVLYYLTVGAFAVWPGALPGRSALVWVGIWRGVQLVILLIVSRFMVVWFDRRSFRTLGLWNYPGFARELAMGAALGSATVTAGAILLLASGRLVIVTWTDNWKETTVAAATGFLLVAIAASWEEILFRGYPFQRLIESLSPVASVAIFSTFFGLMHKSNPDATPLSVANTVIAGTFFAVAYLKTRGLWLPLGFHIAWNYVQGCLFSLPVSGIRMYRPAAILEWRPPVWLSGGGYGLEGSVVTTLLLAALTLWLVRTRRVSPSAAMREVLK